The following proteins come from a genomic window of Kitasatospora sp. NBC_01246:
- the rplI gene encoding 50S ribosomal protein L9, which translates to MKIILTHEVPGLGSAGEVVEVKDGYARNYLVPRGFAIRWTKGGQKDVDAIRRARKIHEIQTLEAANEVKGKLEGVQVKLAVRSGEAGRLFGSVTQADVVEAIKAAGGPAVDKRAVAIASPIKTVGTHKVSVKLHSDVQANLDVAVVAA; encoded by the coding sequence ATGAAGATCATCCTCACGCACGAGGTGCCGGGTCTCGGCTCCGCCGGCGAGGTCGTCGAGGTCAAGGACGGCTACGCCCGCAACTACCTGGTCCCGCGTGGCTTCGCCATCCGCTGGACCAAGGGCGGCCAGAAGGACGTCGACGCCATCCGTCGCGCCCGCAAGATCCACGAGATCCAGACCCTTGAGGCCGCCAACGAGGTCAAGGGCAAGCTCGAAGGCGTCCAGGTCAAGCTGGCCGTTCGCTCGGGCGAGGCCGGCCGTCTGTTCGGTTCGGTGACCCAGGCCGACGTCGTGGAGGCCATCAAGGCCGCCGGCGGCCCGGCCGTGGACAAGCGCGCCGTCGCGATCGCCTCGCCGATCAAGACCGTGGGCACCCACAAGGTCTCGGTCAAGCTGCACTCCGACGTCCAGGCCAACCTCGACGTCGCCGTCGTCGCTGCCTGA
- the rpsR gene encoding 30S ribosomal protein S18, which produces MAKPPARKPKKKVCVFCKDKVNYVDYKDTNLLRKFISDRGKIRARRVTGNCTQHQRDVATAVKNSREMALLPYTSTAR; this is translated from the coding sequence ATGGCGAAGCCGCCTGCTCGCAAGCCGAAGAAGAAGGTTTGCGTCTTCTGCAAGGACAAGGTCAACTACGTTGACTACAAGGACACGAACCTGCTGCGGAAGTTCATCTCCGACCGCGGCAAGATCCGTGCCCGCCGGGTCACCGGCAACTGCACCCAGCACCAGCGTGACGTCGCCACGGCCGTGAAGAACAGCCGTGAGATGGCGCTGCTGCCCTACACCAGCACCGCGCGCTAA
- a CDS encoding single-stranded DNA-binding protein, producing the protein MAGETVITLVGNLVDDPELRFTPSGAAVAKFRIASTPRTFDRQTNEWKDGESLFLTCNVWRQPAENVAESLQRGMRVIVQGRLRQRSYETKEGEKRTVFEVEVDEVGPSLRSATAKVTRANRSGAPGGGGFGGGQQGGGGQGGGNWGGGGGQQGGNWGGNSGGQSGPSDDPWASSAPSGGNSNQSGGSWGAPSGGGFSEEPPF; encoded by the coding sequence ATGGCAGGCGAGACCGTCATCACCCTCGTCGGCAATCTCGTCGACGACCCCGAGCTGCGCTTCACCCCGTCGGGTGCGGCGGTCGCGAAGTTCCGCATCGCGTCCACTCCCCGCACCTTCGACCGTCAGACGAACGAGTGGAAGGACGGCGAGAGCCTCTTCCTCACGTGCAACGTCTGGCGGCAGCCGGCGGAGAACGTCGCCGAGTCGCTGCAGCGCGGCATGCGCGTCATCGTGCAGGGCCGACTGCGCCAGCGGTCTTACGAGACCAAGGAAGGCGAGAAGCGGACGGTCTTCGAGGTCGAGGTCGACGAGGTGGGCCCGAGCCTGCGTTCGGCGACCGCGAAGGTCACCCGGGCCAACCGGTCCGGCGCTCCCGGCGGCGGCGGCTTCGGCGGCGGCCAGCAGGGCGGCGGCGGCCAGGGCGGCGGTAACTGGGGCGGCGGTGGCGGCCAGCAGGGCGGCAACTGGGGTGGAAACTCCGGTGGCCAGTCCGGCCCGTCCGACGACCCGTGGGCGTCCAGCGCTCCCTCTGGTGGCAACAGCAACCAGAGTGGCGGCAGCTGGGGCGCTCCGTCCGGTGGCGGCTTCTCGGAAGAGCCCCCGTTCTAA
- the rpsF gene encoding 30S ribosomal protein S6, with protein sequence MRHYELMVILDPSVEERAVSPLIENFLTVVRNGGGKVEKVDTWGRRRLAYEINKQSEGIYSVIDLKATPEVVKELDRQLGLSESVLRTKVLRPDTH encoded by the coding sequence ATGCGTCACTACGAGCTGATGGTCATCCTCGACCCCTCGGTCGAGGAGCGCGCTGTCTCCCCCCTGATCGAGAACTTCCTCACTGTCGTCCGCAACGGCGGCGGCAAGGTGGAGAAGGTCGACACCTGGGGTCGTCGCCGTCTGGCTTACGAGATCAACAAGCAGTCCGAGGGCATCTACTCGGTCATCGACCTCAAGGCCACGCCTGAGGTCGTCAAGGAGCTCGACCGCCAGCTTGGCCTGAGCGAGTCGGTTCTGCGGACCAAGGTCCTGCGCCCGGACACCCACTGA
- a CDS encoding lipid II:glycine glycyltransferase FemX, translating into MSLRLRTITREEHLAFIRSRASASHMQVPSWGDVKAEWRSESIGWIDESNQIVGAGLVLYRQLPKVKRYLAYLPEGPVIDWFDRDIERWLSPMLAHLKSQGAFSVKMGPPVVIRRWNAPTIKEAIAAKQAKRLRDIEADWYEPRAFEVADRLRKAGWLQGEDGGAGFGDVQPRYVFQVPLANRSLDDIQKGFNQLWRRNIKKAEKSGVEVVQGGYDELPIFHQLYLVTAERDRFTPRPLAYFQRMWKALTSEDPNRMRLYIAYHEGEPLAATTMLVVGEHVWYSYGASANHKREVKPSNAIQWRMMRDSYALGGGVYDLRGISDTLDENDHLFGLIQFKVGTGGQAAEYLGEWDFPLNKLLHKALDLYMSRR; encoded by the coding sequence ATGAGCCTGCGCCTGAGGACGATCACCCGCGAGGAGCACCTCGCCTTCATCAGGAGCCGCGCCTCTGCCAGCCACATGCAGGTGCCGTCCTGGGGCGACGTGAAGGCGGAGTGGCGTTCGGAGTCGATCGGCTGGATCGACGAGTCCAACCAGATCGTCGGCGCCGGGCTGGTGCTCTACCGCCAGCTGCCGAAGGTCAAGCGCTACCTGGCGTACCTGCCCGAGGGCCCGGTGATCGACTGGTTCGACCGCGACATCGAGCGCTGGCTCTCCCCGATGCTGGCGCACCTCAAGTCGCAGGGCGCCTTCTCGGTGAAGATGGGCCCGCCGGTGGTGATCCGCCGGTGGAACGCGCCGACCATCAAGGAGGCCATCGCCGCCAAGCAGGCCAAGCGCCTGCGCGACATCGAGGCCGACTGGTACGAGCCGCGCGCCTTCGAGGTGGCCGACCGGCTCCGCAAGGCCGGCTGGCTACAGGGCGAGGACGGCGGCGCCGGCTTCGGCGACGTCCAGCCGCGCTACGTCTTCCAGGTGCCGCTGGCCAACCGCTCGCTGGACGACATCCAGAAGGGCTTCAACCAGCTCTGGCGCCGCAACATCAAGAAGGCCGAGAAGAGCGGCGTCGAGGTGGTCCAGGGCGGCTACGACGAGCTGCCGATCTTCCACCAGCTGTACCTGGTGACCGCCGAGCGCGACCGCTTCACCCCGCGCCCGCTGGCCTACTTCCAGCGCATGTGGAAGGCCCTCACCTCCGAGGACCCGAACCGCATGCGGCTCTACATCGCCTACCACGAGGGCGAGCCGCTGGCCGCGACCACGATGCTCGTGGTCGGCGAGCACGTCTGGTACTCCTACGGTGCCTCGGCCAACCACAAGCGCGAGGTCAAGCCGTCCAACGCGATCCAGTGGCGGATGATGCGCGACTCGTACGCGCTCGGCGGCGGGGTGTACGACCTGCGCGGCATCAGCGACACGCTGGACGAGAACGACCACCTGTTCGGCCTGATCCAGTTCAAGGTCGGCACCGGCGGCCAGGCCGCCGAGTACCTCGGCGAGTGGGACTTCCCGCTCAACAAGCTGCTGCACAAGGCGCTCGACCTCTACATGTCGCGCCGCTGA